CAGCGACGGTGGCCGCATCGCCGTCACCCTGCTGGTGCTGGCCGTGGCCACCAAGTTCTTGTGGCCCAGCTTCTCGTACATCCCGGTTCCTGGCCTGCCGTTCAAGAACCCGCAGCGCTGGGTGTGGCTGTTCTGCATGGGCTACCTGGCCTGGTCACTGATGACCAACGCCACGCTGCGCCAGCGCGCCGCCCAGCGCCTGCGCGGCCATCCGGTGTCGGCACTGGTGCTGATGTTCTTTGGCTGGCGCCTGGTGTCGTGTGCCGGCAGCGAGGCGCCCATTGCCTCGCTGTTCACCACCGCGCTGGAGATCTTTGACTACCTGCCGGCCTACCTGATGGCCATCACCTGGATTCGCGACGAGCGGGATGCACGCACCCTCACCAATGCCATGGCCGTGGTGCTGCTGCTGGTGGTGTGCGCCACGCTGGTGGAAGCGCGCATGCAGTCGAACCCCTTCATGGCGCTGCTGCCCTACGACCCGACCAACAGTGAGTTTCTCAACGCCGTGGGTGTGGCCAAGTTTCGCGCTGGCGCCTACCGTGCACAGGCCACGTTCAACCACGCGCTGCTGCTGGCGCAGTTTCTGGCCTGCATGCTGCCGCTGGCCATGGCCAGCCTGGCACGCGCCGCACCGCCGTTGATCCGCCTGAGTGCGCTGGGTGGCGCCCTGCTGCTGCCGGTGGCCATGTGGGCCACCCACACCCGTACTGCGGTGGTGGCGGCTTCCCTGGTGTTGGGGCTGATGGCGCTGGTGCTGGCCTGGCGGCAGGCGCGCCGCCACGACGGCAGCTTTCAGCACCACGTTATCGGCTACTTTGGTTTGATCGCAGCTGCGGCACTGCTGCTGATGGCTGCCGCAGTGGCCTACTACTGGACAGTAGGCCGTACCGCTCAGGAGGCGGGCAGTTCGCTGGCCCGGCTGCACATGCTGGAGCTGTCGTTTGACGCGTTTGCCGAATCGCCGATTCTGGGGCACGGGCCTGGATCGGGCGCATTCAAGGCAGGCCTGAAGAGCAGCGACGGCACCATCTCGATTGACAGCTACTTTCTCACCCAGTTGGTTGAGTCCGGTCTGTTTGGCTTTGTATTGTTTTGCAGTTTCTTCTGCTTCGCCACTGCCGGCTATCTGCGCGAAGCCGGTCAAGCCACGCGAAGCGGCATCTCGCTACGCCTAACGTGGTGCCTGCTTGTTCTGGCTTTCGGGTTCAGCGCGCTGGTACTGTCCACCCCGCACAACATGGCCTTGCTCTATCTGGCGCTCGGGGTGCTCGTGGCGCTGTCACCTCGCCAGCAGCATGCCAACAAGGCTGCCACAAACCAGACCTTTGGCCAGGCAAATGTGGCCTGGGCTACCCAGTCTCGCCTGCCCGGCGCCCGCAGCTGAAGCCCTTGCAGATCCGTATGTCCGAGCCCCGCGTCTACATCGTCGTGCTGAACTGGAACGGTTCAAGCGACACCGCCGCCTGCGTGCAGTCGGCCCTGCAACTCGACCATCCCAACTACGTGGTGCTGGTGTGCGACAACGACTCGCGCCCCGACGATCTGGCTGCGCTGCGCACCTGGGGTGCAGGCCTGCCCCAGGGCCTGCCCGAGGCCGGGCCGGGCCAGTGGCACAAGCTGCCAGACCTGGCCCACCGCCAGGTGATGCTGCTGCACACCGGCGCCAACCTGGGCTTTGCCGGCGGCGTGAACGTGGGCCTGCGCTTTGCCCTGCTGCAGGGCGACGCAGACTTCGCCTGGGTGCTCAACAACGACAGCGAGGTGCACCCAGGCGCACTCAGCGCCCTGCTGCGCCGTGCCGTGCAAGACCTGCGCATCGGCCTGTGCGGCTCCACCCTCGTTTATCACGGCCGGCGCAACATGGTGCAGGCGCTCGGTGGCGCCAGCTACGAACCCTGGCGTGGCCGCTCGCGAGCCCTGGGGGCGTTCTCGGCGCCCGAGGCAGCGCCCGCCAACCCGGCCGAGATCGAGGCGCGCATGGATTACGTGGTGGGCGCATCCATGCTGGTGAGCCGCCGCTTCCTTGACACCGTCGGCGTGATGGACGATCGCTACTTTCTCTACTCTGAAGAACACGACTGGGCGCACCGCGGGCAGCAGCAGGGCTTTGCGCTGGGCTGGGCGCCCGACTCGCTGGTGTTTCACAAGCATGGGGCCACCATCGGGTCATCGTCTCAGGGCGGGTCACCGCTCTCACTGTTTTACCTGTTCCGCGCAAAGGCGATGTTCTCAGGCCGGCACTACCCCTTGAGAACGCCCGTGGTGCTGTGCAGCTTGGCGCTGGACGCGTTGAAGTTTCTCGTCAAGGGCAGTCCAGCACGAGCCCTGGCAGCCTTGCGCGGGCTGCTGGCGTTTCCGACCGGCGCCCGCTACTGAGCCCAGCCCGGGATTGACGCCACTTCCTCTCTGCTCATGCCGTTGAAGCTCTTGCTCAATCGTGCTGCCAGCCGTCTGAAGGGCAGCAGCTACAGCCTCG
This portion of the Aquabacterium sp. OR-4 genome encodes:
- a CDS encoding O-antigen ligase family protein, with translation MRRNLGTSLSIVAAFVFVALLLGLMIVVFPLKFTGTFSIAVLGVIGIVIALLLPDSRSDGGRIAVTLLVLAVATKFLWPSFSYIPVPGLPFKNPQRWVWLFCMGYLAWSLMTNATLRQRAAQRLRGHPVSALVLMFFGWRLVSCAGSEAPIASLFTTALEIFDYLPAYLMAITWIRDERDARTLTNAMAVVLLLVVCATLVEARMQSNPFMALLPYDPTNSEFLNAVGVAKFRAGAYRAQATFNHALLLAQFLACMLPLAMASLARAAPPLIRLSALGGALLLPVAMWATHTRTAVVAASLVLGLMALVLAWRQARRHDGSFQHHVIGYFGLIAAAALLLMAAAVAYYWTVGRTAQEAGSSLARLHMLELSFDAFAESPILGHGPGSGAFKAGLKSSDGTISIDSYFLTQLVESGLFGFVLFCSFFCFATAGYLREAGQATRSGISLRLTWCLLVLAFGFSALVLSTPHNMALLYLALGVLVALSPRQQHANKAATNQTFGQANVAWATQSRLPGARS
- a CDS encoding glycosyltransferase family 2 protein — encoded protein: MSEPRVYIVVLNWNGSSDTAACVQSALQLDHPNYVVLVCDNDSRPDDLAALRTWGAGLPQGLPEAGPGQWHKLPDLAHRQVMLLHTGANLGFAGGVNVGLRFALLQGDADFAWVLNNDSEVHPGALSALLRRAVQDLRIGLCGSTLVYHGRRNMVQALGGASYEPWRGRSRALGAFSAPEAAPANPAEIEARMDYVVGASMLVSRRFLDTVGVMDDRYFLYSEEHDWAHRGQQQGFALGWAPDSLVFHKHGATIGSSSQGGSPLSLFYLFRAKAMFSGRHYPLRTPVVLCSLALDALKFLVKGSPARALAALRGLLAFPTGARY